The following nucleotide sequence is from Borreliella spielmanii.
TTCTTATGAGAAGATTAATCAGAGAGTACCAGAGAGTAAAAGACAAATTCCTTTTAAAAATATATTTTACATTGCAGATGGATTTAGTGATATTCCGGCATTTGAAATCTTAAACAATATTTTGAATCATTGTGGAAATACTTTGACGGTGTATCATGGAAATGATACGAATGCAAAAAAATTGTTTTATGAAAATAGAGTAGGAGATTTTGCTGAGGCTGATTATAGTAAAGGCACCAAATTGTATAATTGGATAATGGAAAAAATTTGCTTGAGTGTTTAATTCATTATTACTTTTGTTTAGTTGATAAAAACAGTATAAAAAACAAAAAGAGGGAATATGTTTAAAGATTTAAATACAAATCAAGGGTTAAGGCCTTGGAGAATAGAATCTGTTTTTCATTGTATTGTCATAGTTTTAATATTTATTGGGGCTTTTAAAATAGCAGAAGCGGTATTTAAACCTTTGGCTATTTCTATAGTGTTGGGATTTTTGGTTTATCCCGTTTATACTTTTTTGGCAAGATTTAAAGTTCCGAAGTTTTTGATAGTTTTTCTTATATTTTTTTTATTATTTTCTTTTTCTTATTTAATTTTTAGTTTTGTTTATTACAGTGTTACTGTTTTAATGAAGCAATTACCCTACTATCAAAATCAATTAGCATTCATTATGAAAGACGTGCTTAGTCGCTATAAAGTTGATAGTTCTGTTATTAATGATATAAATTTTTCTGGTTATATTTATCCGTTTTTAACAAGAGCTTCTAATGAGATTATTGGATTTACAAGTAGCTTGGTAGTAGTATTTTTGTTGTTGTATTTTTTGCTTTCAGAAATACATGTTTTTGGAATGAAACTTGATAAAGCGTTTAAAAAGCCAGTATCTACTAGATTTATTGGGGCTTTAGATACGATCAATAATCAAATTGGCAAATATTTAGGGATAAAAATTCTTGTAAGCTGCTTAACAGGTATTTTAGTGTTTATTGGATTAACTTTGTTTGGGCAAGATTTTCCTCTTGTTTGGGCAGTTCTTACTTTTGTTTTCAATTTTATTCCTAGTATTGGGTCTATATTAGCTGTGTTTTTTATTGTAATAACATCTTTAATTCAATTTTATCCAAATTTAAACATAGTGCTTTATATTTTTCTATACAATACTTCTGTTCAAATGTTGATTGGAAATATTCTTGAGCCGAAAATGCAGGGAAAAAGACTTGATATTTCACCATTTTTACTCTTATGTTTTTTGTTTTTTTGGGGTTGGCTTTGGGGTATTGTGGGCCTTTTAATAGCTTATCCTTTTACTGTGATTGTAAAGGTAATAGTTGACAATGTAAGTTGGCTAAAGTCTTTTTCGGTATTTTTAGGTGGTTCTGAGATTTTAAGCAGTATTAGCCATGTTTCAGGCAAAGATGAGGAGATTTAATTTTGAAAAGAAAGGTTATGCTTACGGGAGATAGACCCACTGGAGCGCTGCATTTAGGACACTATGTGGGATCTGTAGTAAATCGATTAAAATTTCAAGAAGAGTATGAGACATATTTTATTATAGCCGATTTACACACTTTGACTACAAAACCCGATTTGAAAAGCATCAATACAATACCCTTTAATGTTAGAGAAATGGTTTTAGATTATCTTGCTTGTGGGATTAATCCTAATAAGGTTAGTATATATTTGCAATCAGCTATACCCGAGCTCATCGAGCTTTATTTAATATTTTCAATGATTGTTACTGTTGCTAGGTTGCAAAGGATTCCCAGCATAAAGGATATGAGTATTGCTGCCGGACT
It contains:
- a CDS encoding AI-2E family transporter, translated to MFKDLNTNQGLRPWRIESVFHCIVIVLIFIGAFKIAEAVFKPLAISIVLGFLVYPVYTFLARFKVPKFLIVFLIFFLLFSFSYLIFSFVYYSVTVLMKQLPYYQNQLAFIMKDVLSRYKVDSSVINDINFSGYIYPFLTRASNEIIGFTSSLVVVFLLLYFLLSEIHVFGMKLDKAFKKPVSTRFIGALDTINNQIGKYLGIKILVSCLTGILVFIGLTLFGQDFPLVWAVLTFVFNFIPSIGSILAVFFIVITSLIQFYPNLNIVLYIFLYNTSVQMLIGNILEPKMQGKRLDISPFLLLCFLFFWGWLWGIVGLLIAYPFTVIVKVIVDNVSWLKSFSVFLGGSEILSSISHVSGKDEEI